From a region of the Rhipicephalus microplus isolate Deutch F79 chromosome X, USDA_Rmic, whole genome shotgun sequence genome:
- the LOC142776174 gene encoding antimicrobial peptide microplusin-like produces the protein MKVYILASWLLLLFVCQSSASDLDICRDTDAGIDVFFRCVRQVGKLKLKEALDTIKKENGCDSDPCLVHSLCANGDLVTELRKHMPEMEVNELIGLKQRCGINN, from the exons ATGAAAGTCTACATTCTGGCTTCGTGGCTGCTGTTGCTCTTTGTTTGCCAGTCTTCAGCTTCTGACCTCGATATATGCC GTGACACGGATGCCGGAATCGATGTCTTCTTCAGATGTGTACGACAAGTGGGAAAATTGAAG TTGAAGGAAGCTCTCGACACTATCAAAAAGGAGAATGGTTGTGACAGTGATCCTTGTCTCGTCCACTCCTTGTGTGCCAATGGCGACCTG GTGACGGAGCTACGAAAACACATGCCC GAGATGGAAGTCAATGAACTGATTGGTTTGAAACAACGATGTGGAATCAACAACTAA